The Sphingopyxis fribergensis DNA segment GCTATTTCGCCAATCAACCGCTCGGACGTGTGCGAACGGAGCACCAGTTTCTCGACGCCGTCGGCAACCAGCCGGCGCGCATGTTGGATCGTCGATATCCCGCCGCCATAGCTGAGCGGCATGAAGCATTCAGAAGCGAGGCTGGTGACGAGATCGAAATCGGGCTCACGACCATCAGCGCTGGCGTCGATATCGAGCACGCAGATTTCGTCGACTTCCTTCTCGTTGAACAGGCGGATGATATTGAAAGGGTCACCCACATAAGTGCGCTCGCCAAAGCCGACCGTTTTCACGACCCGCCGCGATCGATCGATCAGCATCACGACAATGAGGCGGGGCAATACCACGTGAAAAATCCGAAGTTGGAGAAGCGCGCTGCCGCTCAGGCGGCGCGCGGAATGATACGGATAATGTCGGCCGACACCTCGGCGCGATAATCGGGATCATCCTCGAAATGCGACAGCAGGGTCGAAAGACGCGGATAGCCATCCTGTCCGGTAAAATCCCGGGCGTCGTCGATCAGGATGATATGCCCCTTTACATTGTGATCGAGCACCATCTGCAATTCCGCCGACACCGGTGTGTCGATTTCCGCCTTGCCGGTAAAACCGCCGCTGTAATGGCCATCGAGCCAGAAGACCGCAGGACGGTCGATTGTCTTCAGCACTTCGGGCAGGACGACCGCGCTGTCGCCCTTGAGGCAGCGGATATTCTTCTTCCGCTTGAGCATGTCGACCGCACGACGGTGAATTTCATCATCGATCTCGATCGTAATGCACTCGACGCCCGTCTCGGCGATATGTTCGACCATGCTGCCGAGATATGTGCCGGTTTCGACGAAATATTTCGCACCGCTGGTTTCGACATAGTGGCGGACCACGGCCATCTTCACGACATTGGGCGCCGGCGACGGGCAACCGCGCGCAACCCATGTGCCGATATCCCGGCGAACGACGGCTCGCAAATTGCGCACGATAGTCAACAAGCCGGCCCGTTGGACGGCGTCGCGAACCGGAAATCGCAGATCATCTTGATTACTCACGGAATTTTCCTGCATTATAAAAAACTTTCCTTCAGACTGGACCGCGCTCGAGCCGCGCGAAATCGGCGAGCAATCGCATACCAAAACGGTGGCTTTTTTCGGGATGGAATTGAACTCCATGCACCGCGCCGTGCGCCACCGCAATTGTCTTTTGGCCGTCATAATCGACTATCGCCGCGACGTCGGCGTCCGTGTCGCAGACCATGTGATAGCTATGTGCGAAGTAAAAACGCTCTGAAACTGCGCTGGACGGCGCCATCCATGTATCACGCACATATTCGACGTCGCGCCAGCCCATGTTGGGTACCTTCACGCCTGGAAGAGACGGCACGATCCGTTTGACATCGGCGGCGATAAGGCCAAGCCCTTCGGCGCCGCCTTCTTCGCTCGTTCGCGCCAGCAACTGCATGCCGAGACAGACGCCAAGCAAGACAGCCCCGCGGTCGACCGCCGTGCGGATCGCGTCGGACAGGCCCTCGGCGTTCAGTACCGCCATGGCGTGCCCGAATGCTCCTACGCCGGGAAGAACGAGATGGCGCGCATCGGCAATGACATCGGGGTCGCCGCTCAGATGCGTATCGGCGCCGACATGATCGAACATATTGACGAGCGACGCGATATTTCCGACGCCATAATTGACGATGGTGATCATGATGCAGGCCTCGCTTCCGCGCCTTCGACATGCGTTCTCGGCAACGCGTGATAGCATAAGAGAAGCTGCGCGAGCGAAAACAGGCACAGCAATATGCTGTGGGCAACGACAATCTTTTCGACCGCCCAGTCGGCGCCCGGCGCGTAGAGCCAGAGCAGCGCCATCGCTGCAAATCGGCTGATGTCCCAGCCAAGCTGGGTAATTTGCCGCCCCATGATCGTCAGGGTCATGTTAATGCCCCCCGACACCAGCCCGAGGAAATAAGCGGGCGCCAAAATCTGGGCGAATTTAGCCGCTTCGTTCCATCCCGGCCCGAATATCAACTGGAAAAGCATCGGGGCAAAGATCACGCAGGCGAGTGTCGGAAGAAATGCCAGGCCGACCAGGAGCAAGGACAGACGCCGAAAACTGCGGCGCGCCGTGCCGGTTCCTAGTCGCAGATCCTCCGCCAGATTTCCCATATGAACCTGCGACACCGCTCCGACTATCAGCGCGACCGGCAGACCCACGGCCCGATCGACCAACCCGAACTGCCCCGCGGTCGACGCATCGAAACTGGCGTAGATGAACAGCGGCGTCATGATGCTGCCCGCCGTGCTCAGCACCGCCCCCGGCAGCGAAATCAGCGACAGGTCACTGAACCGCCGTGCGACCGTGCGAAGATCCGACCAGCTCGTTCCGAAAATACCGCCGAGGGCATGAAGCCGGCCCCGCGCCAGCCAATATCCATTGAGCAAGCGGCCGGCGAGGTCGGCCAGTATCAGGCTGCTGCCAATCGGTGCAGCAATCGCGAGCCCCGCGCTGGTTCCCGCGTTGGTCAGCCCCTGCGCGATCTTGGCGCTGGCGATCGTATTATAGGCCGCGTCGCGGGTCGCGAGATAGGAGAATATCTGCGCCCACCCGACGGCAAGCGCCGACAGGGACAGCCACCACCAGCCAAAACCGAGATCGGCGAGAAAACGGGGCCACCCCATCGCCAGCGCGGCAAGCAGAACGCCGGTGAAGACGACCGTCGTGACCAATGTCAGCAATCCGCAAAGGGCGATGACATGCGTCAACTCGGGACCGTCGCTTGCGCGCAGTATCGCGATTTCATACCGCAGCATCACGACAACGATGACCAGCATCATGATCGACTGGAATGCCTGAAAATGCCCGAAAACCTCGGGCCCGAACGAGCGCGACAGGAGCGGCAGGATCAGAAAGCCGATCAACTGCGCCAGCGCACTCCCCTTCATTATGGTCATGACCGAGCGGAGCATCGATCAGTGGCCCAGTCGCTCTCGCACATGCGCGACGAAAGAGGCCGGAATATCAGCACCAAAATCCGATTCAATATCGCGCGTCGGATCCGCATCGATCGGGACGATCGACTGCCCAAGGTGCGCGATACG contains these protein-coding regions:
- a CDS encoding lipopolysaccharide biosynthesis protein, whose amino-acid sequence is MTIMKGSALAQLIGFLILPLLSRSFGPEVFGHFQAFQSIMMLVIVVVMLRYEIAILRASDGPELTHVIALCGLLTLVTTVVFTGVLLAALAMGWPRFLADLGFGWWWLSLSALAVGWAQIFSYLATRDAAYNTIASAKIAQGLTNAGTSAGLAIAAPIGSSLILADLAGRLLNGYWLARGRLHALGGIFGTSWSDLRTVARRFSDLSLISLPGAVLSTAGSIMTPLFIYASFDASTAGQFGLVDRAVGLPVALIVGAVSQVHMGNLAEDLRLGTGTARRSFRRLSLLLVGLAFLPTLACVIFAPMLFQLIFGPGWNEAAKFAQILAPAYFLGLVSGGINMTLTIMGRQITQLGWDISRFAAMALLWLYAPGADWAVEKIVVAHSILLCLFSLAQLLLCYHALPRTHVEGAEARPAS
- the hisH gene encoding imidazole glycerol phosphate synthase subunit HisH, with translation MITIVNYGVGNIASLVNMFDHVGADTHLSGDPDVIADARHLVLPGVGAFGHAMAVLNAEGLSDAIRTAVDRGAVLLGVCLGMQLLARTSEEGGAEGLGLIAADVKRIVPSLPGVKVPNMGWRDVEYVRDTWMAPSSAVSERFYFAHSYHMVCDTDADVAAIVDYDGQKTIAVAHGAVHGVQFHPEKSHRFGMRLLADFARLERGPV
- a CDS encoding O-methyltransferase, with product MRNLRAVVRRDIGTWVARGCPSPAPNVVKMAVVRHYVETSGAKYFVETGTYLGSMVEHIAETGVECITIEIDDEIHRRAVDMLKRKKNIRCLKGDSAVVLPEVLKTIDRPAVFWLDGHYSGGFTGKAEIDTPVSAELQMVLDHNVKGHIILIDDARDFTGQDGYPRLSTLLSHFEDDPDYRAEVSADIIRIIPRAA